In Limisalsivibrio acetivorans, one genomic interval encodes:
- a CDS encoding helix-turn-helix domain-containing protein encodes MSKLGELLSTTREQGGVTYDRITQDTRISEDILKMLEEGKYCDMPSYIHAHNFVRTYAKYLGIDAEIVDDLFHAECCRDDFSRGFSCVTSPVTQEEVPRRSSLRIVIPLIVVLILGITGAYLYISIVKNGDSEVQSSQQAPVGSNAGGPVEEDAEPEPKPESGESAVMADNESASEGTELADEQVQATETVEEAEPVVEETAEAEPEDTVQETPPEAPEALDDEEKAALSGNKVVLRFADTCWVHMDVDGAEEYDFIAEKNSDRVVTFNEYFVMDVGNASVVTVSHKSRDIRGLGGFRKPAKDLRFTVNDEGKLVYEKLN; translated from the coding sequence ATGAGTAAACTAGGCGAACTACTTAGTACCACAAGAGAGCAAGGCGGGGTTACCTACGACAGAATAACGCAGGATACCCGCATAAGCGAAGACATTCTGAAGATGTTGGAAGAGGGGAAGTACTGCGATATGCCCTCCTATATACACGCCCATAACTTTGTCCGTACCTATGCAAAGTATCTTGGTATCGATGCGGAGATCGTTGACGACCTCTTCCATGCAGAATGCTGCCGTGATGACTTCAGCAGAGGCTTCAGCTGCGTTACATCCCCAGTAACACAGGAAGAGGTTCCAAGAAGAAGCAGTCTGCGTATTGTTATCCCCCTTATAGTCGTGCTTATACTCGGAATTACGGGTGCTTATCTCTATATCTCCATCGTTAAGAACGGCGATTCCGAGGTTCAATCCTCCCAGCAGGCTCCCGTTGGCTCAAATGCCGGCGGTCCGGTGGAAGAGGATGCCGAACCGGAGCCCAAGCCGGAGTCTGGAGAATCTGCAGTCATGGCAGACAACGAGAGCGCCTCCGAGGGGACCGAGCTGGCTGATGAGCAGGTACAGGCAACTGAAACGGTTGAAGAGGCTGAGCCTGTGGTGGAGGAAACCGCTGAGGCTGAGCCTGAAGATACAGTTCAGGAGACTCCCCCCGAGGCCCCGGAAGCGCTTGATGATGAAGAAAAGGCGGCTTTGAGTGGAAACAAGGTTGTACTCCGTTTTGCAGATACCTGCTGGGTTCATATGGATGTCGACGGCGCAGAGGAGTACGACTTCATAGCAGAAAAGAACTCCGACAGAGTAGTTACTTTTAATGAATATTTCGTCATGGATGTGGGTAACGCCTCCGTTGTTACCGTTAGCCATAAAAGCAGAGACATCCGCGGTCTTGGCGGATTCCGCAAACCTGCCAAGGATCTCAGGTTTACTGTTAACGATGAAGGTAAGCTTGTGTACGAAAAATTGAATTAG